In the Vanacampus margaritifer isolate UIUO_Vmar chromosome 9, RoL_Vmar_1.0, whole genome shotgun sequence genome, CTACACCTACAGTAACAAAGGAAGGCAACCCGTAGTCCAGAGCTGCAAATGACTCCTTCATCCATCTGGTATGGCTCACTATGTCTTTGCAAAATAAGTAATGCCCAAGGGCTTTttacgaagaagaaaaagggacAATTGGCTTTTCCCTGTCTGGGGTTGTCACAGCGAGTGACTCGCATGATATGCTAGGCACGGTTTTTACACTCGATGCACCCTCTTCCATTTTTATCTGGGCTTGGGAAGGACAGTCGCTGTGAATCAGCGTACAGCATAAAGGGTCTTCAATTAGTATTCgattttacatttgttattttttcttcatttgaagATTATGTTGATTCTGTAAcactaaaataaagcatttttatttattttttgcggtCAAAATATAGTACGTCACGAATGCCACCAACCCCCCGTCTTAAAGGAGCAAAACATATACCaggtaaaataaatactttaatgGCTATTATTTTGCAAGCATTGTCCTTTATAGTCAGGCTTACAGTTGACTGCATGTGATAAAATAATGACGTAAAGCAGAAGCAGTTATTTGAAACGAAGTGGATATTTCGCTGTGACCAGCAACTCGCCACTTAGTACTATCATGGTTAACGCGTTCACCACATAAATGTGAGGTCACGGGTACGAATCCCATAGTACTATCGAGGTTAACGCGTTCACCACATAAGTGTGAGGTCACGGGTACGAATCCCACTcagaaagtattttttaaaataatttttaactaaattttttgACAAAAGCCTATATGCTCTGATGGTTATTGTCAGGCAGGTAATGCCGATAACAGCAGGTTAGGTCGGTAATGCCAATAGCAGCCTATCTtcggtggcaaaacaaaataaaaacttcgtGAAAAGACACAGAAGGGGCTGAAGCTAGGCAAGAACCACGCCAAGTGAATGACTCGCGAATGACCAATCAGAGTCGTAcatgcttttcttttctctaGCAATGAACCATCTTCAAAAACGTGAAACGCTATAATTTCATTATTAGTTTAGTTagtattatatttgtttttaccaatacaagttttttttaacgagGTACGCAGTGTTATCATTACTTTAGATGTCAAAATGGTTTTGGCTCCAGGTGATTTTATATTCTGTGGGAGACGCTCCAAATTGCTCTGTTAAGTATTTAAGGTTGCCGGCAAGTAGTTTCATCTTTGCAAATATTCTTAAAAACATTTGGTAGGGCAGCAAACGACGAAGGTGAAAACTGACGAGGTGCAGAACTGCTACGGAGCTAAAGAGCTCTGCATACTATAACACATATTTGTTTTCGTTTCGAAAACGGTAACATTGGCGATCAAATACACAATGTTATTCAGAGGACTGATAAATAGTATCGAAGTCTATCTTTTCAAGGATTAGATCCAAGTTGAAATGCTAGTTCAACTCCTCCGACTTGCTAACTGGCTAATGTTAACCAATGCCCTTACCTGTGTTTTCTGCCATGTTTTGATCTTTCTGACTTCAGATAGAGATGCTCAATCTGCACGTAAAACGAAATAAACTGTCGGTTCGGATTATTTGCTAAATACACTTAAATAATGTAATCGTTAGTGTCCAATGTGTTCAGCATAGAACAAAAAATCTGTCGCGATTCAATTCATATGCTTCTTTGTGGGTAGGCGTCAGTTTGCAACTACGCCGTAAGAACAAACCAGCGCCCTCTACGGATTGGagtaaaattacaacaacaacaacaaaaagattcaGTACTCGAATAAAAGCACAAAACAGGTTTGGAACATTTGCATAAGATTATCGTCAGACttgaaacaacaaaatattcaattattgtaaacaataatttatcagtaactttaaataaaaataatcaatggAGCTGGTCTCGTCATATGATTTGTTTTCTTGGCCAATTGATGATCAgacgataaaaaaagaaaaataaataaatatatatatatttttaaacttgacTGACCCACAACAAAACATTAATGACAAAGGCATAGTAGGAAGGGCATTGTTTATGGATAATtttctataaaattgttgtaagtgcACGGTgcacctctgcagaggagctaatacttCTATATCCACTTATGTTTATTACCTTGCTTTACGTTCATCCAAACTTCCTGTGACAACATTTGATCATGAATTGTAACGTTGCTGTAACTATATACCCATGAATAACCCATTGCTAGATAGCTGACACCTGTGGGTGTTGGTGGTTTTAGAGGGTGGAGGAAGAAGACTGAGTGGTGATGCCACACTcttattcatacaaaaaaaaaaaacacacggcAGTCAGAGATGGATAAGTTTAATACTGTTCTGAAGATTGCCAACAAACAGACTAACCTCGGTTTTGGGTTAGTCTCCTTGCTGACAGCTGGAGGAGAGCAGATCTTCTCTTCGGTGCTCTTCAGATGTCCCTGCAATGAGCTGAACTTCATGTACGGCATGGTGTTCCTGCTGGTACCTGCTCTGGCTCTGCTACTGCTGGCTTACATCTTAAGCAAGAAAATGTGGAAGATGATGACAGGGTTTTGCCAACGTGGGACCGATTTGTCTTGCTGGAAGAGGATGTGTCACTGTGTGAAGATAATCTTTCAGATCAGCACCACAGCCCTGGTGGCACCATCCAGCTGGATAGCCGTGGCTCTGCTAAACGGGAGCTACTTTGAGTGCGCAATGACAGGTGTCAATGTGAGTGATTACAGTGAGCGTCTCTGCCGAGGTGCTACTTCTACTTCTCTGGTCGAGTGTCGAAAGGAACTCCACAGGTTCCCTTGTGGGAGAGGCAGCAGTGTCAGTGACAGAGAAGCTGTCCTGCTCACCCTCAGGGCTCACTCACAGGTCAGTTTTCATGTACTCCAAAGCGTTGCTCAGCATCAAATGGCATTTCATCCTTGAAACATGAGGATTTGCAGTACAGTGTATGCAAAAgtatatggaaaaaaacaatacttgagaaaataataatactttaaattaggggtgtccggcgattaatttttttaatcgtaattaatcgcatgactttaataggtaactcatgattaatcgcaagttttatatctgttctagttTGCATGCTCTTTTAGCCattgatacagcaatttcataattcataacattgagttaaaataaaaaatatgtactgtactgtaaaaaacgagtgtgatattgatttgtattgaggtcatttttctggcataattgcattttctcaacgcatttttcttttcatattaatagctatctaatcttcaacataaagtaacttgtgaaattctgcacattttaaaaattgtaaaatacaacttgaccccagtctccacagatatatgcattattattattaaatgtattactgctaaattttgacatgaacgTCTCTGCTGCATTGCACCTGGAATTCCCCTAGTACagaaggggcggtcattaatcgcactttaaaaaatttgtggtgTTAAAGAACTTTAagtcaaaattaacgcactaattttgacaccctattttaaatatataacaaatacaaaatagcaCTTTTGAAACAATTTGAGTTGTCTATGATATTTGCAGTAACAGTGCCTTGTGTCTGACAGCTCCATGTAATTATTTCAATTTCCTCTTGTTCTACATATTGTGTCTTGTGTCACAGATCATTGGCTGGCTGTTGATTGCATCTGTCATGTTGTCCAACCTTTTGTTGACCTGTTTGGCCCGATGCACCTCGCCCGTCAGCTACCTGCAGCTAAAATTCTGGAGGGTTTATTCTCAGGAGGAGAGCAACCTCATGGATTCCTACAGCATGATACATGCCAAAGAACTAGCAGAGAGAAACCTGGAAAGTTTCTTCAAACAGACAACGCCCCGACATGTCATCACTCCTTCCAACAAAGATTGGGCGAAGATCTCCATGCTCTACAAGTTCAGCACCAAAGACCACTACTACAGCACATTACACAAG is a window encoding:
- the calhm6 gene encoding calcium homeostasis modulator protein 6 isoform X2, which translates into the protein MPPTPRLKGAKHIPVSLLTAGGEQIFSSVLFRCPCNELNFMYGMVFLLVPALALLLLAYILSKKMWKMMTGFCQRGTDLSCWKRMCHCVKIIFQISTTALVAPSSWIAVALLNGSYFECAMTGVNVSDYSERLCRGATSTSLVECRKELHRFPCGRGSSVSDREAVLLTLRAHSQIIGWLLIASVMLSNLLLTCLARCTSPVSYLQLKFWRVYSQEESNLMDSYSMIHAKELAERNLESFFKQTTPRHVITPSNKDWAKISMLYKFSTKDHYYSTLHKYMETGMMRMASVKSVESPADNPAVLNFVDEGGMGL
- the calhm6 gene encoding calcium homeostasis modulator protein 6 isoform X1, with product MDKFNTVLKIANKQTNLGFGLVSLLTAGGEQIFSSVLFRCPCNELNFMYGMVFLLVPALALLLLAYILSKKMWKMMTGFCQRGTDLSCWKRMCHCVKIIFQISTTALVAPSSWIAVALLNGSYFECAMTGVNVSDYSERLCRGATSTSLVECRKELHRFPCGRGSSVSDREAVLLTLRAHSQIIGWLLIASVMLSNLLLTCLARCTSPVSYLQLKFWRVYSQEESNLMDSYSMIHAKELAERNLESFFKQTTPRHVITPSNKDWAKISMLYKFSTKDHYYSTLHKYMETGMMRMASVKSVESPADNPAVLNFVDEGGMGL
- the calhm6 gene encoding calcium homeostasis modulator protein 6 isoform X3; protein product: MYGMVFLLVPALALLLLAYILSKKMWKMMTGFCQRGTDLSCWKRMCHCVKIIFQISTTALVAPSSWIAVALLNGSYFECAMTGVNVSDYSERLCRGATSTSLVECRKELHRFPCGRGSSVSDREAVLLTLRAHSQIIGWLLIASVMLSNLLLTCLARCTSPVSYLQLKFWRVYSQEESNLMDSYSMIHAKELAERNLESFFKQTTPRHVITPSNKDWAKISMLYKFSTKDHYYSTLHKYMETGMMRMASVKSVESPADNPAVLNFVDEGGMGL